In Chloroflexota bacterium, the sequence TCCAAGAAAATCCTAGGGCGGGGGACTTCTCATATACCCCTCCATGAAAGGTCGTCCTTGGAACCCCCGGCGACGTTTCCCCCGTACCACCTGCACCAGTGGATTCTCACACTCTTCACATCAATCACACACTAAACCCACACGGACGCCAGCACAACGGGAGAAGAGTAATATTTCGGTAACAGTTTATGACAACCCAAGGCCTACTCTTCCAGATAGGCAAAAGAGAGGCGAAGGGCAACTACTTAGGTGTGCCGGGGCTAGGTAAATAAGGCGAAGGAGAGGCCTACTGCATCGTCTGGGTCAGCTGGTGATACTTGCCTTCGGTCCTTATTGCAGGAGCCACCACCATCTCAGCCCGGTGCAAGTCCTGGATCGTGAAGGCGCCGCAGTAACCCATGCACGTCCGCAGCGCGCCGATGTAGTTCTCGGTCCCGTCTGAGACAGACGATGGTCCAAAGAGAATCTTCTTCAGCGCCCCCTTGCTCCCGACCTTGATGCGCGTGCCGCGCGGCAGGTCCATGTGCGGGCTCGCCATGCCCCAGCTGTAGCCCTTGCCCGGCGCCTCATCGGAAGCCGTAAGCTGGGAGCCGAGCATCACGCCGTCCGCCCCCGCGACAAAGGCCTTGCACAGATCTCCCCCGGTGCGGATGCCTCCGTCCGTGATGATGGGGATGTATTTCCCCGTCCGCCGCTTGAACTCTTCCCTGGCCGCCGCGCAGTCCATCGTCGCCGTCACTTGCGGCACCCCAACGCCGATCACTTCGCGCGTTGTGCAGATCGCCCCAGGGCCCACGCCGACCAGCAGGGCGTCTATCCCCTGCTCCATCAGCTCCAGCGAGCCGCTGAAGCTCACGGCATTGCCGACGACGACAGGAACGCCGAGCTTCTGGATCAGCTCGGAGATGATAAGTCCCTTGACACTCTTGGAGATGTGCCGCGCCGTCGTCACTGTTGACTGCACCACGATGATATCCGCCCCAGCCTCGACGGCCACCGGGGCCAGCTTCTTCGTCCAGGCGGGCGTCATGGAAACGGCGCAGATCGCCTTCGCCTTCTTCACCTCACGGACATGGTCCGTGATGAATTTCTCCTGGATTGGCGCCGAGTAGGCCTTTTGCAGCGTCCCCGTCGCCTCTTTCTGGGGGACGGAGAGGATGTGCTGGAAGATTTCATCGGGGTTGGCGTAGCGGGCCTGGAGGCCCTCGAGATTGATAACTGCCATGCCGCCAAGCTGGCTCATCGCAACGGCGGTCTTTGGAGAGGAGAGGGCATCGAGCGCGGCAGCGAGAACAGGGATCCTGAGCGTGACGCTGCCGAGCTTGAGATCAAGGTTCGTCTGATCGGGGTTGATCGTGACGTCGCCGGGGACGATGGAGACTTCGTCGAATCCGTAGGCTCTGCGGAGGGGCTTAAACTGGGGCCGCTCCATGATTCCTCCTCAATGCGCAAGCTGCCTTGCGCAGCCATCACAATGCCGGTATCGCTTGTATGTCAGATGAGAAAATGCGGCGCTGGATGGGTTACTCGTTACACGTAGTAACCCGATACTATACGCCGCACGCAAACCCCCGTCAAATACGAGGGGTTGTAGCGCTTACTTTTTGCGCCACAACCCCTCGACTCATCGTACCGGTAAAACTCCCGCGATTTCGACTACTCCTCTTCCTCCTCATCCTCTTCTTCATTAAGCACCACAGGCTGCGGCGCATTGGATGCCGTCTGCCGTATCTGCTTCTCGATCGCCGTGCCGATCTCCTTGTGCTGGGAGATGAACTGCTTCGCATTCTCGCGCCCCTGGCCCAGCTTCGTCTCGCCGAAGGCGAAGAACGACCCGGTCTTCTTGATGATGCCCAGCTGGGCGCCCAGATCAATGATGTCGCCCTCGCGGCTGATGCCGCGGTCGTACATGATCTCGAACTCCGCCACGCGGAATGGCGGCGCCATCTTGTTCTTCACAACGCGGGCCTTCACGCGATTGCCCTTAATCTCGTCGCCCACCTTGATCGAATCCTGCCGGCGAAGGTCAATGCGGATGGAGGCGTAGAACTTCAGCGCGCGCCCGCCCGGCGTCACTTCGGGATTGCCGAAGACGACACCGACCTTTTCGCGCAACTGGTTGATGAAGATCGCGCACGTTTTGGAGCGGCTGATGGCCGAGGTCAGCTTCCGCAGCGCCTGGGACATCAGTCGCGCCTGGAGGCCCATCTGCGGGTCGCCCATGTCACCTTCCACCTCCGCTCGCGGCACCAGGGCCGCCACGCTGTCCACGATGACCACGTCAATCGCGCCGCTGCGGACCAGCGCCTCCGTGATTTCAAGCGCCTGCTCCGCATAATCGGGCTGGGAGATATAGAGATTGTCCACGTCCACGCCGATCTTCCGCGCATACCCCGGGTCCAGCGCGTGCTCCACGTCAATGTACGCCGCTGTGCCGCCCATCTTCTGCGCCTCCGCGATGATGTGCAGCGCCAGGGTGGACTTGCCCGATGACTCCGCGCCGTGGATATCAATGATGCGCCCGCGCGGCACGCCGCCGATGCCCAGCGCCATATCCAGGGCCAGGGAGCCTGTGGGGATGACGTCCACCACGAACCGCTTCCCGGCTTCGCCCAGCCGCATCACCGATCCCTTGCCGTACTGCTTTTCGATCTGCGAGACAGCGATCTCAAGCGCCTTCTCTTTCTCTGATTCGGTCGCTGGCATGTCGAAAGTGTCCTCTTTTTCTTTGATGAAGCTCGCCATAGTTGTCTCTCCAATCCTCATTTCTGTCAATAGTCTTGCCCGGCATGGTCGCGGCCGCTCGCCGTGGCAGGCTCCCTGGGGCGCGTCAGCCTCACACTGAGCGCATGCCTCGGGAAGCCTCTTCGCGTCGCGGCTCTTGACCGAACAGGCGTTCTAATCGTAGTGTGGCCCTCCGCATTCCGCAAGCGGCGTCTGTCACACAGCGTTCGCCGAACCAAAAACGCGCCCCATGCCTGGGAAGGACGACCCTCGATGCCGAAGGTCCTCTACGATGAAGCTCCCTGCAAGTCCCTCCTGAACCGCGTTCACGGCATGTGGTTCAAGTGGTCCGTGAACCACTATCGCGGCTGCGTCCACTCCTGCCATTATTGCTTCGCCCGCCGCTACCACGCCCAGCTCGATCTCAACCCGGGCGGCGACTTCACCGGCATCATCATCGTGAAGACGAATGCGCCGGAGGTTATCCGCCTGGAGCTCTCCCGTCCATCCTGGCAGCGCGAGCACGTCACCATCGGCACCGCCACAGACCCGTACCAGCCCATCGATGGCAAATACAAGCTCACCAGGGGAATCTTGAAGGCCCTGCGCGACTACCGCACGCCCACATCCCTTATCACCAAAGGCACCATGATTGTCCGCGACGCCGATGTGCTGGCGAGCCTCAACCGCCGCGCAGGCGCAACCGTCTGCTTCAGCCTCACCACCCTCGATCGCGCCCTCTGGGAACGCCTCGAGCCGGGCACGCCTCCGCCGCGACAGCGCCTGCGCGCCCTGGAACGCCTGGTCCAGGTGGGCGTCAACGCAGGCGTCCTTATGGCGCCCGTCGTCCCCAACATCACAGACAGCTACGAGAACATGGAGGAGGTCGCCCGCGAGGCAGCCTCCCACGGGGCGCGCTTCTTCGGCGCGGCGCCGCTCCGCCTGCAGGGCGGCACCAAGCTCCACTTCATGGACCGGCTCGATGCCACCTACCCGCATCTCTCACGCCACTACCGCCGGATGTATCCCGGCGCCTACGCCCCCAATCGCTACCAGGGCCAGATCGCAAGCCTGGCCGCCGCCATGCAGCAGCGCCACGGCTTCCACCAGCGCAGCGACGCCATCGCTATCCAGCGCCCCGAGGCTGCGAGACAGCTGCAGATGGCGGTGTAGCTCGTTCCCTCCCGCTCATTGCGCGGCTCTTGCTATACTTGCGCCACTTCCCCGGAGGTGCGCCATGACCACGAACGCCGATCTCCACGAGATGTCCGGCAAGATCACGCCCGAGGGCCTGCAGGCGATGCGCGCCCGCATCGGCGTCCTCATCCCGCAGCCGCCCCCCTTCAACAGCGAGGCGCACCTGGACAGCATCCGCCACTTCTGCCTCGGCTACGGCGATGACAATCCCCTCTTCACCGAGCCGGGCTACGCCGCCAAATCCCGCTGGTTCGGCCTCATCGCCCCGCCCATGTACGTCACCACCATGGGCGAAACTTCCGTCGGCAAGATCCCGCCCAACATCCGCCAGGCGGGCGCCCACGCCCTCGTCGGTGTCCCCAACTACCAGAGCGGCTCTGATTGGCACTGGATCCGCCCCATCCGCCCAGGCGATAGCATCAAGATGAACTATTTCATCGAAGGCGTGGAAGAGAAGCGTAGCGAGTTCGGCGGCGGCAAGGCGGCCATCGTCTACCACCGCAAGGAATACGTGAACCAGAACGATGAACTCGTCGCCGTCTATCGCTACTACTTCTTCCACGTGGAGCGCGAAGCCTCGGAGAAGACGGGCAAATATATGAAGATCGAGCAGAAGGTCTAC encodes:
- a CDS encoding GuaB3 family IMP dehydrogenase-related protein, coding for MERPQFKPLRRAYGFDEVSIVPGDVTINPDQTNLDLKLGSVTLRIPVLAAALDALSSPKTAVAMSQLGGMAVINLEGLQARYANPDEIFQHILSVPQKEATGTLQKAYSAPIQEKFITDHVREVKKAKAICAVSMTPAWTKKLAPVAVEAGADIIVVQSTVTTARHISKSVKGLIISELIQKLGVPVVVGNAVSFSGSLELMEQGIDALLVGVGPGAICTTREVIGVGVPQVTATMDCAAAREEFKRRTGKYIPIITDGGIRTGGDLCKAFVAGADGVMLGSQLTASDEAPGKGYSWGMASPHMDLPRGTRIKVGSKGALKKILFGPSSVSDGTENYIGALRTCMGYCGAFTIQDLHRAEMVVAPAIRTEGKYHQLTQTMQ
- the recA gene encoding recombinase RecA, giving the protein MPATESEKEKALEIAVSQIEKQYGKGSVMRLGEAGKRFVVDVIPTGSLALDMALGIGGVPRGRIIDIHGAESSGKSTLALHIIAEAQKMGGTAAYIDVEHALDPGYARKIGVDVDNLYISQPDYAEQALEITEALVRSGAIDVVIVDSVAALVPRAEVEGDMGDPQMGLQARLMSQALRKLTSAISRSKTCAIFINQLREKVGVVFGNPEVTPGGRALKFYASIRIDLRRQDSIKVGDEIKGNRVKARVVKNKMAPPFRVAEFEIMYDRGISREGDIIDLGAQLGIIKKTGSFFAFGETKLGQGRENAKQFISQHKEIGTAIEKQIRQTASNAPQPVVLNEEEDEEEEE
- a CDS encoding radical SAM protein, which encodes MPKVLYDEAPCKSLLNRVHGMWFKWSVNHYRGCVHSCHYCFARRYHAQLDLNPGGDFTGIIIVKTNAPEVIRLELSRPSWQREHVTIGTATDPYQPIDGKYKLTRGILKALRDYRTPTSLITKGTMIVRDADVLASLNRRAGATVCFSLTTLDRALWERLEPGTPPPRQRLRALERLVQVGVNAGVLMAPVVPNITDSYENMEEVAREAASHGARFFGAAPLRLQGGTKLHFMDRLDATYPHLSRHYRRMYPGAYAPNRYQGQIASLAAAMQQRHGFHQRSDAIAIQRPEAARQLQMAV
- a CDS encoding acyl dehydratase, which translates into the protein MPPTRISHATTAGCIPAPTPPIATRARSQAWPPPCSSATASTSAATPSLSSAPRLRDSCRWRCSSFPPAHCAALAILAPLPRRCAMTTNADLHEMSGKITPEGLQAMRARIGVLIPQPPPFNSEAHLDSIRHFCLGYGDDNPLFTEPGYAAKSRWFGLIAPPMYVTTMGETSVGKIPPNIRQAGAHALVGVPNYQSGSDWHWIRPIRPGDSIKMNYFIEGVEEKRSEFGGGKAAIVYHRKEYVNQNDELVAVYRYYFFHVEREASEKTGKYMKIEQKVYTQAELDEIDKAYENELRRGDAPLYWEDVSVGMPMPTMVKGPLTTLEVMAWHQGWGWGVFRIAPLRLGYLNRKRIPTFYTKNEYGYWEPAQRVHWDNVRAKKVGNPAAYDYGVMRTSWICHYLTNWMGDDGFLWKESDQSRKFNYHGDVQWVKAKITGKRQEGPNNIVELDIWCENQRGEIATPGKATVLLPSRERGPIVIPASAIKPTPLKNPYIAEAPGCIW